One part of the Lotus japonicus ecotype B-129 chromosome 2, LjGifu_v1.2 genome encodes these proteins:
- the LOC130738715 gene encoding type IV inositol polyphosphate 5-phosphatase 9-like, with product MPLLHCKENHWRPRVQEIMQSFKLNESKILRKMLSIGNFKEGNQNSSDAKQETSSMNQAYANARRCFYHQTKRIFVGSWNIGGIEPPNNLDMEDWLDAGNNCADIYVLGFQEIVPLNAANILCPRNRRNSRKWNSLIGAALNNRRPIKGVEEDKIAEPHKIYPLQKQICAEGEHEQDFQCIRSKQMVGVFITIWVQSYLLQSIRHLSVSSVGCGIMGCLGNKGSISIRFCLHETSFCFICSHLASGGKEEDRRQRNVNATDILSRTRFSTDTLHDMPRKIIDHDRVVWLGDLNYRIYMPDSETQSLIKRREWETLLKQDQLKKELTEGHVFRGWHEGAIEFPPTYKYHPNSKDYIGCDQQHMSKKRRAPAWCDRIIWFGKGMKQTQYCRSESKLSDHRPVRAMFKADIKVAANCR from the exons ATGCCACTTCTACACTGTAAAGAAAACCATTGGCGACCAAGAGTGCAAGAA ATCATGCAGAGCTTCAAGCTGAACGAAAGCAAGATCCTAAGAAAGATGTTAAGCATTGGTAACTTCAAAGAGGGAAACCAGAATTCATCAGATGCCAAGCAGGAAACTTCTAGTATGAATCAAGCATATGCAAACGCAAGAAGATGCTTCTATCATCAAACCAAAAG GATATTTGTTGGTTCCTGGAATATTGGAGGCATTGAACCACCCAATAATTTGGACATGGAAGACTGGCTTGATGCAGGAAATAATTGTGCAGACATTTATGTTCTAGG GTTCCAAGAAATTGTACCTCTAAATGCAGCAAATATACTATGTCCCCGAAACAGAAGAAATTCTAGGAAATGGAATTCTCTTATTGGGGCAGCCCTTAACAATAGAAGACCAATAAAGGGAGTTGAAGAAGATAAAATAGCAGAACCTCATAAGATATACCCTCTGCAGAAACAAATTTGTGCAGAGGGTGAGCATGAACAAGATTTCCAGTGCATCAGAAGCAAGCAAATGGTGGGAGTGTTCATTACCATTTGGGTTCAGTCTTACCTCTTACAATCTATCCGACACTTGAGTGTCTCATCTGTTGGCTGTGGAATCATGGGTTGTTTGGGAAACAAG GGTTCAATATCAATTAGATTTTGCTTGCATGAAACAAGCTTCTGCTTTATATGCAGTCATCTAGCTTCTGGTGGTAAAGAAGAAGACCGAAGACAGAGAAACGTTAACGCAACTGATATTTTGTCGCGGACAAGATTCTCTACTGATACTCTGCATGACATGCCTCGAAAAATTATTGACCATGA CCGAGTTGTCTGGCTAGGCGACTTGAACTACAGGATCTATATGCCAGACTCTGAAACACAGTCATTGATCAAGAGAAGAGAGTGGGAAACCTTGTTGAAACAAGACCAG CTAAAGAAGGAGCTCACGGAAGGCCATGTATTCCGAGGTTGGCATGAAGGAGCGATAGAGTTTCCACCTACATACAAGTACCACCCGAACTCTAAAGATTACATAGGTTGTGACCAGCAACACATGAGCAAAAAGAGACGTGCCCCTGCATG GTGTGATCGAATAATATGGTTTGGAAAGGGAATGAAGCAAACACAATACTGCAGGAGTGAGTCAAAGCTTTCGGATCATAGACCTGTACGAGCAATGTTCAAAGCTGACATCAAGGTAGCAGCAAATTGTAGATGA
- the LOC130738717 gene encoding uncharacterized protein LOC130738717: protein MVIRKELVDQDWEIYLHSFDEDTAWGVDYRQEKNVYVGGATIFKRDQAGQIVETQPIRGKIRFPHAPFRFGLPLGMDFLSGSESDPSEGPGYESGEGSEPSVTSEYRNPTEGLLVPKEEPVSPIAPPEQELNQGLMDPVPLGFGWSLEALRQWNLDMKVELPKPGEETPEPSNMWAREDADCNEWP from the coding sequence atggtgatccggaaggagctagtggatcaggactgggagatttATCTCCATAGTTTTGATGAGGACACGGCCTGGGGTGTCGACTACCGCCAGGAGAAGAACGTGTACGTCGGCGGCGCGACCATCTTCAAAAGAGACCAAGCTGGGCAGATTGTTGAGACTCAGCCTATCAGAGGGAAGATTCGGTTTCCTCACGCACCCTTCCGTTTTGGACTCCCCTTAGGGATGGATTTTCTCAGCGGTTCGGAGTCGGACCCTAGTGAGGGGCCAGGCTACGAGTCAGGCGAGGGGAGCGAGCCTTCAGTGACTTCCGAGTACCGGAATCCGACAGAGGGACTTTTGGTGCCGAAGGAGGAGCCGGTGAGCCCCATTGCACCACCCGAGCAAGAGCTGAATCAGGGACTCATGGATCCCGTACCATTAGGGTTTGGGTGGAgcttggaggcattgaggcagtggaacctggacatgaaagttgagcttccgaagccaggagaggagacgccggagccttccaacatgtgggccagagaagatgcagactgcaacgagtggccttga
- the LOC130738719 gene encoding uncharacterized protein LOC130738719 — protein sequence MKNRKRSHASSEDVGATEDRHRRLHASSQRGDHAATSQAVEASAPVVSPPSPMIEVPLVDYPPSPTVEIPTVVSPPSPMVESSGEESSGEESSGEESSGEASSGMGGSDEDSIPPPTVDADVLPPEQGEQGAQGGEEDLIQRLPPFPGGPVELSLLTHYADHKAPWAWHALLRTDERYVDRRQLKVATAGGKVWNLACDGDSDSHRRVRELIEQTGLHQQQALCNVIKT from the exons atgaagaacagaaagaggtctcatgcttctagtgaggatgtcggggctactgaggatagacaccggcggttacatgcttctagccagcgcggcgatcatgctgcaacctctcaggcggtggaggcttcagctccagttgtttctccgccgtctcccatgattgaggttcctctggttgattatccgccgtctcccacggttgagatacctacagttgtttctccgccctctcccatggttgagtcctcaggcgaggagtcctcaggcgaggagtcttccggcgaggagtcatcaggcgaggcctcatccggcatgggaggatctgacgaggatagtattcctccacctactgttgatgctgatgtcctgccgccagagcagggggagcagggggcacagggtggcgaggaggacctgatccagaggttgccgccgtttccgggggggcctgttgagctatcgctcctcacccattatgctgatcacaaggctccctgggcgtggcatgcactcctacgcacagacgagcggtatgtggaccgtcgacagttgaaggtggccacagctggggggaaggtttggaaccttgcttgtgatggtgattcagacagtcacaggcgggttcgagagttgattgagcagacgggtcttcatcagcaacaag CACTCTGTAACGTGATCAAAACCTAG